In a single window of the Halomicroarcula saliterrae genome:
- a CDS encoding histidine kinase N-terminal 7TM domain-containing protein translates to MTPIHLLYQGVLGAVCLATGAVAVRAWQQREEPGAAYLAIMNVGIVFWTFFTLLPTVLGASPLSWVSLRLVIPFVTVGVFGLFAFTLEYTGRGKYLTRRSLALLSVEPVLATAVVLTNGTHGLMWTETALDPAAVYGVVRTFQVGFLIHTLYSYTLLVAAVVMIGLFAVRSDFLYQKQVVAFLFAIFVPWLGNVLYIFTPIQYDLSQVGFAVTGLSLGYAITSVGFLDITPVARNTVVETLQAGVFVIDTDGRLVDSNDEGRRLLGVEGRSAAGEPVEPLLAPFPDSDALYEKIMTTRSDESFETTLNDRTFTVRISPLYDQRDVLAGRVVLVNDITEQVEQQRELEHRNEQLDRFARVVSHDLRNPLTVASGKLELFRQTRDDELLADVDDSHHRMERLISDVLTLTRTDGADIETTTVSVSAVAEAAWSNVDTGGATLSVASDGTVSAKRTLLMQLFENLFRNCVEHGSTSDPTQSDDAVGHGSTGSRPGADDAVDRDPVTVTIGTLPDGFFVEDDGVGIPEAARANLFEEGVSGTDAGTGLGLMIVDEVATVHGWATAVTASESGGARFEIRSTS, encoded by the coding sequence ATGACTCCGATACACCTGTTGTATCAGGGTGTTCTCGGAGCGGTCTGTTTGGCGACCGGCGCCGTCGCCGTTCGCGCCTGGCAACAGCGCGAGGAACCGGGGGCGGCGTATCTCGCTATCATGAACGTCGGCATCGTCTTCTGGACGTTTTTCACCCTGCTCCCGACCGTTCTCGGAGCCTCACCGCTGTCGTGGGTCTCGCTCAGGCTGGTTATCCCCTTCGTCACCGTCGGCGTGTTCGGCCTCTTCGCGTTCACGCTGGAGTACACCGGTCGAGGGAAGTATCTCACACGCCGGTCGCTGGCGTTGCTGTCGGTCGAACCGGTGCTCGCGACGGCCGTCGTGCTCACGAACGGCACGCACGGACTGATGTGGACGGAGACGGCGCTGGACCCGGCGGCGGTGTACGGTGTGGTCCGGACCTTTCAGGTCGGCTTTCTGATCCATACGCTGTACTCCTACACGCTGCTCGTCGCGGCGGTGGTGATGATCGGTCTCTTCGCCGTCCGCTCTGACTTCCTCTACCAGAAGCAGGTCGTCGCGTTCCTGTTTGCCATCTTCGTCCCGTGGCTCGGGAACGTCCTCTACATCTTCACCCCGATCCAGTACGACCTTTCGCAGGTCGGCTTCGCCGTCACCGGCCTCTCGCTGGGCTATGCCATCACCTCCGTCGGCTTTCTCGATATCACGCCGGTGGCCCGCAACACCGTCGTCGAGACGCTACAGGCCGGCGTGTTCGTCATCGACACCGACGGGCGGCTCGTCGATAGCAACGACGAGGGACGCCGGCTCCTCGGCGTGGAGGGCCGGTCGGCGGCGGGGGAGCCAGTCGAACCGCTGCTGGCGCCGTTCCCGGACTCCGATGCGCTCTACGAGAAGATCATGACCACCCGGTCGGACGAATCGTTCGAGACGACGCTCAATGACCGCACCTTCACGGTCCGCATCTCCCCGCTGTACGACCAGCGGGACGTACTCGCCGGGCGCGTCGTGCTCGTCAACGACATCACCGAGCAGGTCGAACAACAGCGGGAGCTCGAACACCGCAACGAGCAACTCGACCGGTTCGCACGGGTCGTGAGCCACGACCTCCGCAACCCGCTGACCGTCGCGTCGGGTAAGCTCGAACTGTTCAGGCAGACCCGTGACGACGAGCTTCTGGCGGACGTGGACGACTCGCACCACCGGATGGAACGGCTCATCTCCGACGTGCTCACACTCACCCGGACCGACGGGGCAGACATCGAGACGACGACCGTGTCGGTCTCGGCCGTCGCCGAAGCGGCGTGGAGCAACGTCGACACCGGCGGGGCGACGCTGTCGGTCGCCTCGGACGGGACGGTCTCGGCCAAGCGGACGCTCCTCATGCAGCTGTTCGAGAACCTGTTTCGGAACTGCGTGGAACACGGTTCAACGAGCGATCCGACGCAGTCCGACGACGCTGTCGGGCACGGCTCGACGGGCAGTCGACCGGGGGCCGACGACGCAGTCGACCGCGACCCGGTGACGGTGACTATCGGAACGCTGCCGGACGGGTTCTTCGTCGAGGACGACGGCGTCGGAATCCCCGAGGCAGCGCGAGCCAACCTGTTCGAGGAGGGCGTCTCCGGCACTGACGCCGGCACCGGGCTCGGGCTGATGATCGTCGACGAGGTGGCGACGGTCCACGGCTGGGCGACCGCGGTGACGGCGAGCGAGAGCGGTGGCGCGCGCTTCGAGATCCGGTCAACGAGTTGA
- a CDS encoding sugar phosphate isomerase/epimerase family protein gives MDIGVLTVPLGDQPLDETLSYLDDIGVDAVELGCGGYPGSDHLDRTALLDDESAQADLRETLSAHGMRVSALATHNNPLHPDEDRAEAADTELREAVELAAQLDVNTVTCFSGLPAGGPNDEVPNWVTAPWPQEHADAHEYQWGVATDYWADLADHAADHGVDVAIEMHPNMLVYEPRGMLELREATNEHVGANFDPSHLYWQGIDVTAAIRLLGEADAIHHFHAKDTKVYEENARQKGVLDTTAYTDEVDRSWLFRSIGYGHDESHWKDVVSTLRMVGYDGALSIEHEDSLTSAREGLEKAVDVLDRAVFETQPGDAYWAE, from the coding sequence ATGGATATTGGTGTTCTGACAGTCCCGCTCGGCGACCAGCCACTGGACGAGACGCTGTCCTATCTCGACGATATCGGCGTCGACGCCGTCGAACTCGGCTGTGGCGGCTACCCCGGCAGTGACCATCTCGACCGGACGGCCCTGCTCGACGACGAGTCGGCACAGGCCGACCTGCGGGAGACGCTCTCCGCTCACGGCATGCGAGTGAGCGCGCTGGCCACGCACAACAACCCGCTCCACCCCGACGAGGACCGCGCCGAGGCGGCGGACACGGAACTGCGCGAGGCCGTCGAACTCGCGGCCCAGCTCGACGTGAACACGGTGACCTGTTTCTCGGGACTGCCCGCCGGCGGCCCGAACGACGAGGTGCCAAACTGGGTCACGGCGCCCTGGCCGCAGGAACACGCCGACGCCCACGAGTACCAGTGGGGCGTCGCCACCGACTACTGGGCGGACCTCGCCGACCACGCCGCCGACCACGGCGTCGACGTGGCCATCGAGATGCACCCCAACATGCTCGTCTACGAGCCCCGCGGCATGCTGGAACTGCGGGAAGCGACCAACGAGCACGTCGGCGCGAACTTCGACCCCTCGCATCTGTATTGGCAGGGTATCGACGTGACCGCGGCCATCCGGCTGCTCGGTGAGGCGGACGCCATCCATCACTTCCACGCCAAGGACACGAAGGTCTACGAGGAGAACGCCCGCCAGAAAGGGGTGCTCGATACGACGGCCTACACGGACGAAGTCGACCGGTCGTGGCTGTTCCGCTCTATCGGCTACGGCCACGACGAGAGCCACTGGAAAGACGTGGTCTCGACGCTGCGGATGGTCGGCTACGACGGCGCGCTCTCCATCGAACACGAGGACTCGCTGACCAGCGCCCGCGAGGGGCTGGAGAAGGCCGTCGACGTGCTGGACCGCGCCGTCTTCGAGACGCAACCCGGTGACGCCTACTGGGCGGAGTGA
- a CDS encoding Gfo/Idh/MocA family protein, with product MTAPLDIGVLGYRFMGKAHANAFARLPMFFEDAPELNREVIVGRDEAALDDAADRLGFARTATDWRDVVDEVDVFYNLGPNHVHAEPSIAALEAGTPVFCEKPLAPTLSDAESMAAAAEEAGVPAGIAFNYRFVPAIQYAKELIENGELGEIHHFRGRYLQDWLVDPEAPWSWRNDAEMAGSGALGDLGAHTIDLARFLVGDVAEVSGQLRTFVDERPVDGEDERWAVTVDDAYSAQVAFDNGVMGTLEASRFASGHKNDHTIEIEGSKGGLRFSLERLNELELLREGSRGYETVLMTDPDDPYLDHWWPPGHVIGWEHTFVHENYEFLRSVSTGNEYHPDFGDGLAVQRVLDAIQRSDEQGERISVD from the coding sequence ATGACAGCACCGCTCGACATCGGCGTCCTCGGCTACCGTTTCATGGGGAAAGCACACGCTAACGCGTTCGCCCGCCTCCCCATGTTCTTCGAGGACGCCCCCGAGCTGAACCGCGAGGTCATCGTGGGCCGCGACGAGGCCGCCCTCGACGACGCGGCCGACCGACTGGGCTTTGCCCGCACCGCGACCGACTGGCGCGACGTGGTCGACGAGGTCGACGTGTTCTACAACCTCGGTCCGAACCACGTCCACGCCGAGCCCTCCATCGCCGCGCTCGAAGCGGGCACGCCGGTGTTCTGCGAGAAGCCGCTGGCCCCGACCCTCTCCGACGCCGAGTCGATGGCCGCGGCGGCCGAGGAGGCCGGAGTCCCCGCCGGTATCGCGTTCAACTACCGGTTCGTCCCGGCAATCCAGTACGCCAAGGAGCTCATCGAGAACGGCGAACTGGGCGAGATTCACCACTTCCGCGGGCGCTATCTGCAGGACTGGCTCGTCGACCCGGAGGCGCCCTGGTCGTGGCGCAACGACGCCGAGATGGCCGGCAGCGGCGCGCTCGGCGACCTCGGCGCCCACACCATCGACCTCGCCCGGTTCCTCGTCGGCGACGTCGCCGAGGTGTCCGGCCAGCTCCGAACGTTCGTCGACGAGCGCCCCGTCGACGGCGAGGACGAGCGCTGGGCGGTCACCGTCGACGACGCCTACAGCGCACAGGTCGCCTTCGATAACGGCGTGATGGGGACGCTGGAGGCGTCGCGGTTCGCCAGCGGTCACAAGAACGACCACACCATCGAAATCGAGGGTTCGAAGGGTGGACTGCGGTTCTCGCTGGAGCGGCTGAACGAACTCGAACTCCTGCGGGAAGGCTCTCGTGGGTACGAGACCGTTCTGATGACGGACCCGGACGACCCCTACCTCGACCACTGGTGGCCGCCGGGCCATGTCATCGGCTGGGAGCACACGTTCGTCCACGAGAACTACGAGTTTCTACGTTCAGTGTCAACAGGAAATGAGTACCACCCTGACTTTGGCGATGGGCTAGCCGTCCAGCGCGTTCTTGACGCAATCCAGCGAAGTGATGAACAAGGAGAGCGGATTAGTGTTGACTAG